Part of the Paludisphaera borealis genome, CGAGGGCCGTGGCGAAGAACAGGTAGAGCACCACGCCGAACAAGAAGAGCATCGGCGAGCCGGCGATCGGCACGTGCAACACGCCGCGTATCACGAAGAAGAGCGAGGCCAACACCGCGATCAGGATCACCAGGGCGTTCGACCAGACCTTCGCCAGCGCGATTTCCAGGGCCGAGAGCGGCATGACCAGCAGGTGCTCGATCGTGCCGTGCTCGCGCTCGCGAATCAGCGCCGCGCCGGTCAAGATCGTCGTCAGCATCGTCACCTGGTTGATCATGGCGACGATGCTGCTGAACCACGAGGTGTCGCCGTTGGGATTGAACGCCTTGCGGACGACGAGCTGGGCCGGGTAGGTGAACTTGGCGTTCGACCGCGACAGGAAGTCGGCTGTCTCGGTCGAGAGGATGTTCTGAATGTACGACGCGCCGACGCTCGCCTGGAGCATCGCGGTGGCGTCGATGTTCACCTGGACCTCGGCCCGCCGGCCCGCGCGAAGGTTCAGCTCGTAGCGCGGCGGGATGACGACGACGAACATGAACCGGCCGCTGTCCATCGCCGCGTCGGCCTCGCGCGCCGCGATCTCGACGGGGGGCTTGAACTGCGGCGGAAAGAACGCATGGATCAATTTCTTGGAGAGCGTGGAATGATCCTCGTCGACGAACGCGATTGACGCGTTGTACACTTCGGACGAAGTGCCCCGCGCCTGCGTGATGATCGCCAGGCTGAAGGCGTAGATCACGAACACGACGAGCACCCTGTCGCTCCGCAGGCTGCGCAGCTCCTTGGTGCCGAGCCAGAAGATGTTGGCGAGCGTTTCCATCAGGTCTCCTGGCTTCGCAACGCGGCGACGGCGAGCAGCATCAACACCGGGATGAACGCCGCGAGCGCCAGCGCGTCGAAGGCGAGCAGCCGAGGGCCCAGCCCCTTGGTGAAGGCCCCGACGCTCGCGTGCATATAGTACGTCGTGGGCCAGAGCGAGCCGATCATCCGCGCCGCGCCCATCAGCGTCGAGACCGGCTGGAGCATGCCCGAGAACTGCGTCGTCGGCAGCATCGTGACGATCGCGGTGACGAAGACCGCCGCCACCTGAGTCGAGGTGAAGCCCGACACCAGCAGGCCCACCGCCGTGGTCACGATCACGTACAGGAACGCGCAGCCGAGCAGGCTCAGCCCGCTCCCCTTGATCGGCACGCCGAAGACGAAGACCGTGAGCGCGGTGACGACG contains:
- a CDS encoding ABC transporter permease, coding for METLANIFWLGTKELRSLRSDRVLVVFVIYAFSLAIITQARGTSSEVYNASIAFVDEDHSTLSKKLIHAFFPPQFKPPVEIAAREADAAMDSGRFMFVVVIPPRYELNLRAGRRAEVQVNIDATAMLQASVGASYIQNILSTETADFLSRSNAKFTYPAQLVVRKAFNPNGDTSWFSSIVAMINQVTMLTTILTGAALIREREHGTIEHLLVMPLSALEIALAKVWSNALVILIAVLASLFFVIRGVLHVPIAGSPMLFLFGVVLYLFFATALGVFLGTIARTMAQFALLIMLILMVLQLLSGGSTPVESQPPWLQKLTFLLPSRHFVSFSQSIIYRGAGLESVWPNFLAVALIGLAFFIFSLKLFRRSISLSR